The sequence attcctgggctcaagtgatcctcctgcctcagcctcccaagtagctgggactacaggcatgcaccaccacacccggctaagttttctattttgagtagagatcgggggtctcacttttgctcaggctggtcttgaactcctgacctcaagtgatcctcccattttggcctcccagtgtgctaggattacaggcatgagttgCTGTGCCAAGgcccttttctattttcttgatgCTGTTTACAACATAATTTGGTGACATCCAGAGCTAATTGTACATGTTTTCAAAAGCTAATCTACCTATTGATGATAACCAGATACAGGAACTTAAAACACAGTAGCTGTAATTCTAAAAGGCCTCAGGAGCACACCCAGGGAGCTGAGAAGCGCAGCTGCAAAGAGCTCAGCTGTGTGTGGCCTTGAAAAGAGCGCAGATGAGTTAGTCTGTTGTGCTGTTTGAATACCTTCCTGAGATTTGGAGAGGCCCAGCTAGAAACAGTGGCATTTTTCACCACTAGTGTAGAAGCTTTTTCCCCCACAAGACCATTGTATCAAGACTTGATGATTTGTGTAACAGACAGACTCTTAGGTTAGAGAGTATTGATTTTAAATAAGAAGTTGGTAGACCACATGTGAGGATAAAATAATGAACCTGATTTTTGGGTGTGGATTGCAGAAAGAAGCCTAGTCACTTTCAAGTTACACCACATATGTGATCTGGCCTATTTGTGGAGATATTGGCTATCTGTGTGCAGATGGGTATACAGTTCTACCCAACAGAAACTGGACCTTTCTGTTGTTAGAAGTTCTCTCTGTTATTACCTGTATTAGGGTTCtctaaagaaacagaaccaataggagatgtgtgtgtgtgtgtgtgtgtgtgtatttatatatatatatatagagagagagagagagagagagagatattaatttattataaggaattggctcacatgattatggagttGGCAggtcccaagatctgcagggtAAGTCAGCAAGCCAACATCCCaagagagctgatggtgtagttCTAGTCAGAAGGCAGCAAGCTTGAGACCtaggaagagctgatgtttcagtttgagCCTGAAGGCATGAAAATAGCTGATGTACCAATCCAAAGTCTAGCCGGGAGGAAGAATTCTCTCTTAGTTGGGGGAGTGGCAGCGTTTGTGTTCTATTcagaccttcaactgattggatgagggcCTCCACATTAGAGAGGGCACTGCGCTTTATTCATTCAGTTTACTGAttgaaatgttaatctcatccacaAACCCCATCACAGACACACtgagaataatgtttgaccaaatatctgggctcTTGTGGTCCAGTCAAGtggatacataaaattaaccatcacagtggctgagtagaattttttgtttgcttttgtacagttttaaaataaaagtttgaaaaacaaaaacaaaaacaaaaccaaataaaataaaataaaataaaagtttgataTTCATTGTTTGGTATGCTGTTATTTTCATTGTGAATGAGAAGTTGCAGGGAAAGGCTTTGAGCTGCTAAGAGAAAAAACACATTATGGGATTGGTTTCCACATAGCTTTGAGTCCATTCAAGCAAGCTTTAACCACAACTCATAAAAGCCATAGTTTTATTCCTGTTTGCcctgtagtatttttttcttaattttaaatcaatttataaaCTAATAATGTTCATCAGATGTTTATATTTCACTCACCCATATTCAGTTCCAAACACACTTTTCTGAATATCCCAGTCTTAAAACTAACTCACATTGTCCACACTGGCCCTACGCAATGAGAAAACTTAACCTTACCAACTGGAAAGAGAACTACATTTCTGGGGGCAgaagatatagatatagatataaaatttccCTTCCAGTTCTACACTCCTTTGATTTGAAACTGTAAACTAGAGTGaggtgccagacactgggctTCGCTGAATGTCTACAGAACGTGTCAAGGGTCACTAAACTTCCTTTGAGTTCGTGACCCCTGAAGGTCATGTAGGTTAGCTATACCAATTTTACAACTTCCCAGACAGGTGACCCTGCACCATGGGCTTGAACACCCGAGAGCGGAAGGAAATCCGACAACCTTAGGAGGGAACCCAGTCTCTACAGCTGGGTTCTAAACTTCGCAAATGTTTTCTCGGAGTCTACCAGGACTACAACTCCCAGGACTACAACTCCCAGCGTGCTACGCCCAGGGCCTAAGCTTATTGGAGGTCCCACCTGGGTTTCTTGCGCTGTGGCAGCCACTATAGCCAATGGGAAGGAAGGATAATCCCCAGAAACCAATCCTGGGGAAGTAGGGTGGATCTTTCTTGGGTTCCGGCTCCGGCTCCTGCCCCCGCCGACAGAGGCGGCGCTGTACCTGACCGAGCGGCGGGAGCGAGGTGGGTCCTTTTTGGGCCTGAGGTTGCTGGGGGAGGCGGACTCGATTTCGCGGGGAACTCCGAGCACGGCCCCTTTCCTCTCACcgaggagttggaggctgctgctTTGCTCCCCAGACCCAGTGGTAGGCAAAGGGGCCCTGTGGTCCCTCCGCTCTGACCCCTGTCCCCCGGCCCGCGCGGCCAGGCTGctgtccccagcctcctcccccgccccaccccgtgTCCCGGCTAGTCTCCTGTTGGCCTTTGAGTACTCCACCCCCTcgccccgccgcccccccccccccccggtacTGACCGTACGTTTGGAGTcagcagcccctcctcctctcccacccctcctcctctcccacccctttGGCCCCAAGCCCACTGGCCTCCCTGAACCCAGCTCCTGCCCTCCAGAGCGCTCTACCATTGGACTCCGCCATTAGCTTCTTGTCGCCCCACAACATACAGCCCAGCCTCTGGGGCCCTGATTCTCTGACACCTCTGATGGCAGCCTTTGCCCCTTCTCCCCTACCATCTCCTCGGACCCTCTGACTCCTTTTGGTCCTTCTCTATCTCTGACCCGTTACTTAGCTCCGCTCTGAGTCCCTGTTCTTGGGCACCTTGTCCTTGATCTTTCTAAgctcctctcttccctttctctcccgaATTCTTGACCCTGAACTTTGGCCCTTCAGACGACATTTCAGTTTGGCCTTTTCCTAACCCAGACTCTTCGCCTTCATCATCTGTAATCACCAGCTCCATCTTCTTGGCTCTTACTTCTTAGACCTGGCCCCTTCTCCACTGTCTCAACAACCCCTTCCACCATTGCTTCCACCCGTGCTGCTGAGCCCCTAGGAAGACAAACCCCATAGGCCCTTTTCACCCTTAAATCTCTGAAATGTGGCCTGAAGGTGTACTTCAGCTGCACTGTCTTCTCAGGAGGTTGTGGGCTCCCTATCTCTGCAAGTCCCAGTCTTGCTCACCCATCCTGCAAGTCCTAGCTCAAACCCATCTCTTCCACGAAGCTGCTCATTCCTGATTTTGTCAGGGAAATAATGCCTGTGTCACCTGAACTCCCATGgcactgtttttatttctttctttccttccttccctccttttcttgCTCCAATACTAGTGTAATGGTTAAAAGCTTTGGAGTGATGGGCATAGGcgtcagctctgccacttatttgctgtgtgcccttgggtaagttacttaaattctctgagcctcagttttctcatctctaaaataagaatgctatgaaatgaaatgagatgCTTATGTGGCTCTTAGTCCATGGCCTAGCACTTGATATGAGCTTcaaaaaatgttaactattattgcTTTCTGTATaatgtgccagatactgtacTAGGCACTGAGGAGAGGGTACAAAGGTGACTGGGGCACTGGTCCCCTGGAACTTAACCTTCTGCACTGTATGACAGTCTATTTCACTACATTCATAAACTGTTTGAGGGTGGTAATCATAATCCTAAGTCATTTTGCTCTTATATTGACCCAGCATTCAGCCCTGGGTAGAGCTAGAGCTTGATAAATTATAGGTTCTCAGAATAGCAGTTTTGAAAGTGAGTGGAGGCCGTGTAGCTCATTGTATAGAGAGAGATACTGCAGCCCTACATGGGGTAGGTGGTGGTGGGGAGTGAATTAAGATCacattcattaactcattcattcaaaagataTTTGAACACCCAGCGTTGTGCTGCAGAAGGAGATTACTAAAATAACCCAGTCCCTTTTCTCAAGTTGCATATAAACTACCAGTGGAAACAGACATGCAAACAGGTAATTGCAAATCATTGTAAAAGCAAACACAATTCTGTGGGTGCATAAAGAAGAAAGTGGGCAGCAATCAGGAGATTGCTGAGGAACAGTGGGTGAGAATAGACACAAATAAGCATGAAATGGGTTCTGGAGATAGGTCTGGCCTTCCCCTATtcaactcattcaacaaatacttctaAGGATCTACTGTATCTGCCTGCCACTACTTTAGAGAGTTTGGGTTACATTAGtgaataaaacaacaaagatCTGAGCCTTCATAGAACTTAACGTTTTAGCAGGGGAGgtagacataaataaatagactGTCAGAAGGTGAGATGTGCTATGGGACAGGGGGACTGGGAGTGTGTTAAGggcttgtaatttttaaaagtatggtcTGGGAAGAGTGAATTTAAGtatgaaggaataaataatttCTGATGTTTACTTGCATTTTTGAAAGTGAAGCAAGCCTATTTTTCATATTGCTTATTTGAATTCTTCAGGAAACACTAACAAGGGCTAGCAATCTACAGCTCACctccttttgttttaaataaagttttattggaacacagccatattCATTCCCTTATGTCttgtttatggctgctttcatgggACAATGGCAGGCTTGAATAGTTACAACAGAGATTTTGTGCcctaaatatttgccaaatattcattatctggccttttacaggaAAAAGTCGCTGACCTCCACTCCTTAAAGAGTTGAGGTTCTGTCCGTATTTCACGTTTTAGAAAGTTATATACAGTCttgtactattttttaattaaaacacttttttctttcctatcaaGATCACTCAAAGGATCTTTTTCATTCTTGTATTCTTCACAGGGCCAGGACATAGTGACTTCACAGTTGTGATAGCACCTGCCATTTgctgaatatttgctgaatggcCAGTGTGTGTCACACACTCTGCTGAGGATTACAGGCCTTTCCTCTCATACAGCATCTCACAGTGTGGGCAGGAATCACAATTAGTGATGAGGGAGTTGAGGCTCCTAGTGGCTGAATAATTTGCAGAGAGTTATAACGTGTCACCATTGTAATCCAACCCTAAATGTAGTCAGTACTGCTTCCTTCATTCTGTGTTGCTTTTTTCCAGAAAGACTTGTTGTCTTGAAGGAATTGTCAGTCTTTCATTTTCTGTCCTCAGTGTCCTATCATAGTTTGTGCTTCTCTCCCTCATCCCTTTGTTCATATCAGTGTGGACAGCATCTCCACCAGTCCGCTCTGCCTTTTGaaatgttattatttcttcaagGCCCAGAGGAAATGCCACCATTCTTGTCTTATCAGAAgtacttttttcttcccctccttccctgtcttTGGCTCTAGGAACCTGAAGGAGCCTATGCagcttagcaaatatttactgatgttTTTGTAAAGCAacctctgtgctgggcactgtatgtgtttggttttttgtgggGGATGGTTAGTGTGGTTTGTACATCTGTGTCTGTATGTATCTTTGTGTGTATTTGGTATGTGAGTGTGTGGCTATGGGGTTTGAGAGTATGGCTGTATATGTGTGTGGCATGTGAATGTCTAGCCATGTATATGACTATCTGTATGTGGTTGTGTGTATGTGGTTAGGGGTGTATGTGGTGTGTATGACTGTGGTGTGAGAATGTGTGGctgtgtatgtggtgtgtatTTGTGTGGCTGTATATGTGtgactggtgtgtgtgtggtatgagAGTATGGTTGAGTGTGTTTGGTGGTGTGtatggctgtgtgtgtgtatgtgtgagccTGCATgtatgagtgcatgtgtgtgtgtgtgtgtgtgtgtgtggcttagTGTGGTAGAAGTTAGCATAGTCTAATCAGAACAGACACAGCCCAGGCCCCCCAGTCACTCTTGGAGGTCCTAGATGTTAACCGTTTTGTTGTTAGAGCATGGTGAGGTCTAGAGAGGTGTAGGTGACAGAAATCTTAAGAGTCAAAGGCAGATCTTGTAAACAACTAGGGGAGCCTCAATAATTAGAGGTTTTGTTAAGTTCATTTTGAAAGCAGGCAAATagatgtatacttttttttttcctccccctcagATGTATACTTTTAAGGAAGGTTTTTAtgtttaatcttttcaaaaaagattAAACATAAAAGGAGTTTTAGTTAACTTTTATTTAGGCAGAAAAATTGAACTCATCCCAAAATTACTTGCACATGAATTAAGGTCTAGATTGTGATTTTTTTAGTGGTATTAAGAAGAGTGAAggctgggcgcaatggctcacgcctataatcctagcactctgggaggccgaggcaggcggattgtttgagctcaggagttcgagaccagcctgagcaagagtgagaccccctctctactaaaaatagaaagaaattatatggatagttaaatatatacatatagaaaaagccgggcatggtggcacgtgcctctagtcccagctactcaggaggctgaggcaggaggattgctcgagcccaggagtttgaggttgctgtgagctaggctgatgccatggcactctagcccgggcaacagagtgagactctgtctcaaaaaaaaaaaggagtgataTTATTCAAATTGCACAAGTATCATCTAATGCTGATAGACAAAGCTGGTGCCTTCTTTTTGCACTGGTGGGTAGCTTTAAATATCTGTGAAAGTTTGTCACTTCAAAGTTAGTAAGTAAAGGCATTCTATCCAGGTATTCCAGTTGATTGAGGTTATTTCTGACGGATGGTTCCGTGGAGAAGGTGTACACCCCTTTAAACAGAACAAAAGATTCCCTGTGGTCTGGACTGACCCGAGGAATAAAggtgttggccatttgtgttcaTTCCCAGGGTTCAGAGATGGGCAGTGAGAAGGAGCAGAGTCCAGAACCACACCTGcctgaggaaggggaagggggtaAGCCTTGGAGAGTGGATGACTCAGAGGGTTCTCGTACCCCACCTGGGGAGAAGGAGCATGGACAGGAGAGCCTGTTGGAGAGGCCACAAGAAACCTATCCCAAAAAGCCATGGCAGAAAGTTACTGCCCCAGCTCGAAAGCCAGGGGACCTCATTGTTCATCCAAGGCCTGAGGCAGAGGAGAAGCCCTTTGTATGTGCCCAGTGTGGCAAAACCTTCAATAACACCTCCAACCTGAGAACACACCAGAGGATCCATACTGGCGAGAAGCCATACAAGTGTTCTGAATGTGGCAAGAGCTTCTCAAGAAGCTCCAACCGCATCCGGCATGAGCGGATCCACCTGGAAGAGAAGCACTACAAGTGTCCCAAGTGTCAGGAGAGCTTTCGGCGGCGCTCAGACCTCACCACGCACCAGCAAGATCACCTGGGCAAGCGGCCGTACCGCTGCGACATCTGTGGCAAGAGCTTCACCCAGAGTGCCACGTTGGCTGTACATTACCGGACCCACCTGGAGCCGGCACCCTACATTTGCTGTGAGTGTGGAAAGAGCTTTAGCAACAGCTCCAGCTTTGGTGTGCACCACCGCACTCACACAGGTGAGAGGCCTTACGAGTGTGCCGAGTGTGGGCGGACCTTCAGTGACATCTCCAACTTTGGAGCACACCAAAGGACCCACAGAGGGGAGAAGCCCTACCGGTGCACTCTGTGTGGGAAACACTTCTCCCGGAGCTCGAATCTCATTCGCCACCAGAAAACACACTTGGGTGAGCAGACTGGAAAAGATTCCAGCTGAAGGAGAGCCCCATGTAGAGAGTGAGGGGGAGAGAGCAAGAGACCCCAATCTAGTAGAGGAAGAAGATCTTTGGATCTGCTGCTGCCACCTTGATCTCAACCTCTTCCATCCCACTTTGGAGAATGGTTTCCTGTTGCCTCTGAAGCCAGGATCTCCAGGAATTCCTAAGAAGGGACTCTGAGTAAAAATCCTTGCCTCTTTCCAGGCCAATTTCTTGCCTTGGAAAATCAGAGGACCCAGTTTTGGCTTCACCTCCTTGGGGTGAAAGAAAAATAGGGTAGGCTTAGAACATGTTCATGTTGTTAGGGCAGCTGTGCCCTGGCCTTTGAAGAAGTACCCGTGAGATGAGTGTCACTGTCTAAAGTCCTCCAAATTGTCTATGAACTGCTTAGGGCACACTGCAGTGGCCAGTTAGTTCCCATCTGCTGTGCCCCAGCTTTGCTACTAGATCTCTGGGCTGGGAGGAAGTTGCCTTCCCAATGGAAGGGGCCTCCTTGGTCTGGAGAAGAAATCTGAGGTCCTGCCTTAGGAATGAAAGGGAAGCTTTCAGGGAGCCATGATCCAGGGACCTTCACACTCCCCCATATTTGTTACTTATTTTCCCTCCCCCGACATGCCTCTGTTTCCCCCAGAGTGATTAGCAGTAAAACCCTTCTATGAAACGGACCTGTGTACTTATTTGGGGAAGAAGGGAGCTGTGGAGATGGTCCCCTGCAGCCACTCTGAAAGGGAGTTGAATTCCAAGAAAGACATATGGGTGAGTGGCCACTCTGACAAGCAAAGGAAAGCAGGCTGAGTGTCTGGGGCCTTtgaggaaaagggggaaaagaaaggaactaACATTAATTGAGCATCCACTCCATGCTATTGATTCCACAAGTCACATttacattctttatttcatttagttgtcaCAGCAACCCTCAGGAGaataagatgaggaaacagaagtgaGGAAAGGTGAAGTCACTTGCCCTGAATCACACAGCAGGTATAGGGTAGAGCCAGAGCTCATACTTGGGCCTTCCCGACTCCCAGCCAGTGCTCTTTTTCACTACATTCACCTTGTTGGCTTCTGAAGGAGAAGCCACTTAGAAGGCTGGCCTGGAGGTGGGAAGTCAGTACCAAGCATAAGGACCTTTCCAACTTTATTAATTGAACATTTATTCTGTGCCTGGGAAAGTGGCGATGGCAAGGAGTAGGGGGTGAAGGGTAggataaaatgagagaaatctTAAGACCTGTAATGAGAGTCTTCACCTTTAGTAGCAATAGTTTAGTCCCCAAGCCTGGGACAGCTTGGCCAGATAATGCCTGGCTTCCTGTCCTGGTTTAGGCCTGGCTCCACATGGCAGATTTCAATGTTTTCTGCATGGAAGTTTAGCGTTTACCCAGCTTTCCTCTAACAAATACATAAGACCCCTTTCTACCTCTATTGTCCATCTGGGTCCCTGCTCTCTAAGGGGCCCTTTTCATTTGTAGCCAGTTGGCACAATGTGATTC is a genomic window of Eulemur rufifrons isolate Redbay chromosome 8, OSU_ERuf_1, whole genome shotgun sequence containing:
- the ZNF691 gene encoding zinc finger protein 691, whose amino-acid sequence is MGSEKEQSPEPHLPEEGEGGKPWRVDDSEGSRTPPGEKEHGQESLLERPQETYPKKPWQKVTAPARKPGDLIVHPRPEAEEKPFVCAQCGKTFNNTSNLRTHQRIHTGEKPYKCSECGKSFSRSSNRIRHERIHLEEKHYKCPKCQESFRRRSDLTTHQQDHLGKRPYRCDICGKSFTQSATLAVHYRTHLEPAPYICCECGKSFSNSSSFGVHHRTHTGERPYECAECGRTFSDISNFGAHQRTHRGEKPYRCTLCGKHFSRSSNLIRHQKTHLGEQTGKDSS